A single window of Syntrophus aciditrophicus SB DNA harbors:
- a CDS encoding DUF4376 domain-containing protein: MPYYKDKNNNIHFLDNEKFEQLLPSGCLKITDIEANAIQNPPLTLDQAKANKLTDLANYRYEKECGGTTVSGMEIKTDRESQAKISGAVALAIQIPTMTFNWKSKKGFVALDKTQITAIGQAVGVFVQACYTNEMAHAKAIEALTTVAAIEAYDITTGWPG; the protein is encoded by the coding sequence ATGCCATATTATAAAGATAAAAATAATAATATTCACTTTCTGGATAATGAAAAATTTGAACAACTATTGCCGTCAGGGTGCTTAAAAATCACAGATATTGAAGCAAACGCAATCCAGAACCCGCCGTTGACCCTTGATCAGGCCAAAGCGAACAAACTCACTGATCTGGCAAATTATCGCTATGAAAAAGAGTGCGGAGGGACGACGGTCTCTGGTATGGAAATCAAGACCGACCGGGAAAGTCAGGCCAAAATCAGCGGCGCTGTGGCTCTTGCCATCCAAATCCCAACCATGACCTTCAATTGGAAGTCCAAGAAAGGATTCGTGGCTCTGGATAAAACTCAGATCACGGCCATCGGTCAAGCCGTCGGCGTGTTTGTTCAAGCTTGTTATACCAACGAGATGGCTCATGCGAAAGCCATTGAAGCCTTGACGACCGTGGCGGCTATCGAGGCATACGACATCACGACCGGCTGGCCGGGATAG
- a CDS encoding acyltransferase family protein, translated as MIGNLQILRAFAASGVVVYHTNAVIAGVHTEFHGVALFFVLSGYLMCKISDRSALDFARDRIWRIVPNYWVSMAALLTIFTMWTYWPLEHTLLSAFFIPHASIAGLFPVLGVGWTLNLEMYFYAVFTLSIIINQSKAPIIAGAIILALMGGLPYITGNKAILYYYTHGYVKYFVFGIAIWYISEWIKSKYTTLRLPFWTFPVSLSAYVAATLYAVNPVFAVPSLFMAAILASNSCADLKPRAIMLMGDASYSCYLLHTIFIEFLRHTGIAINGTFLCSLGILIGSWVIAIIWHIYIEENVSILRHRTSRKSLKANILYLLNRAIPASRS; from the coding sequence ATGATTGGAAATCTTCAAATATTAAGAGCTTTTGCGGCATCCGGAGTTGTCGTTTATCACACTAATGCTGTCATTGCTGGCGTACATACCGAGTTTCATGGTGTAGCACTTTTTTTTGTGCTCTCTGGTTATCTTATGTGCAAGATCAGCGACCGTAGCGCATTAGATTTCGCACGTGATCGAATCTGGCGTATCGTCCCGAACTATTGGGTATCAATGGCAGCATTGCTCACCATCTTTACGATGTGGACATACTGGCCACTTGAACACACACTATTAAGCGCATTTTTTATTCCTCACGCCTCAATAGCAGGCCTTTTCCCTGTGCTCGGCGTTGGATGGACACTCAATCTGGAGATGTATTTTTACGCGGTCTTTACACTGTCAATTATAATCAATCAATCCAAGGCTCCGATTATAGCTGGGGCGATTATACTTGCCTTAATGGGCGGCCTGCCATACATTACCGGCAATAAGGCAATTCTCTATTATTATACACACGGCTACGTAAAGTATTTCGTTTTCGGCATAGCTATCTGGTATATTTCCGAATGGATAAAATCAAAATACACCACGCTTCGCTTGCCTTTTTGGACGTTTCCAGTTTCCCTTTCAGCATACGTTGCAGCCACACTTTATGCTGTCAATCCTGTTTTTGCGGTCCCGTCTCTTTTTATGGCGGCAATCCTCGCATCGAATTCCTGCGCCGATTTGAAACCACGAGCAATTATGTTAATGGGTGACGCATCTTATTCATGCTATCTGCTTCACACTATTTTTATCGAGTTTTTACGACATACAGGCATAGCCATTAATGGGACTTTCCTCTGCTCTCTTGGAATCCTTATCGGATCGTGGGTAATCGCCATTATATGGCACATTTATATTGAAGAAAATGTGTCCATCTTACGGCACAGGACTTCCAGAAAATCGTTAAAAGCTAATATTCTGTATTTACTCAATCGAGCTATCCCGGCCAGCCGGTCGTGA
- a CDS encoding RDD family protein, giving the protein MTPYRYGGFWIRALAFLVDKLILFFICLIFLLVGLSALRAGFDAVEPGDIMGRFMIIYYAMTHLLGMLYFTYFHGTTGQTPGKMLFGLRVVQTSGEKITPGIAFLRWVGYIFSALIFYLGFLWIIFDGKKQGWHDKIAGTIVIYRQEGSLGTETEGE; this is encoded by the coding sequence ATGACGCCTTATCGATATGGAGGATTCTGGATAAGAGCCCTCGCCTTTCTTGTCGACAAATTGATTTTGTTCTTCATCTGCCTGATTTTTCTGCTCGTCGGTCTTTCCGCCCTGCGCGCCGGATTTGACGCGGTAGAGCCGGGAGATATCATGGGGCGTTTCATGATCATCTATTATGCAATGACCCATCTCCTTGGAATGCTTTACTTTACCTATTTTCATGGAACCACGGGACAAACGCCGGGCAAGATGCTCTTCGGGCTGAGAGTTGTCCAAACCTCCGGTGAAAAGATAACTCCGGGCATTGCCTTCCTCCGCTGGGTGGGTTACATCTTCTCGGCGCTGATTTTTTATCTGGGATTTCTCTGGATCATCTTTGACGGCAAAAAACAGGGCTGGCACGACAAAATTGCCGGGACCATCGTGATTTACAGGCAGGAAGGATCGCTTGGCACTGAAACTGAAGGTGAGTAA
- a CDS encoding 16S rRNA (uracil(1498)-N(3))-methyltransferase: MTIPRLYYPCVLTVGDRCFLSEEHLHYVRSVQRMKPGSRLSLFDGRGQEYTAVIVDISAERALAEIIDRKSAPERPARITLIQALPKGQKMDFIVQKATELGVDEILPFSSERSIPRLPPEKARLKTERWRKIAGEAARQCRRSDVPNIPEIQSFAGILKAADADSLKMIFWEEESRQGLKDLLKKFSGTCIFSILVGPEGGLTSEEVEAATAAGFVSVSLGKQILKLETAAVAILAIIQYEVGLFGIGLENAQKAVILEE, translated from the coding sequence TTGACAATTCCCCGACTCTATTATCCCTGCGTCTTGACCGTGGGCGATCGCTGTTTCCTGAGCGAAGAGCACCTGCACTATGTCCGGTCCGTCCAGCGGATGAAGCCGGGCAGCAGGCTTTCCCTATTTGACGGGCGGGGGCAGGAGTACACGGCCGTTATTGTCGACATTTCAGCAGAGCGGGCTCTTGCGGAAATCATCGACCGGAAGTCCGCACCGGAACGACCGGCCCGAATCACCCTTATTCAGGCGCTCCCCAAGGGGCAGAAAATGGATTTCATCGTTCAGAAGGCGACGGAACTGGGCGTCGATGAAATTCTTCCTTTTTCTTCAGAGCGCTCGATTCCCAGACTGCCTCCTGAAAAAGCGCGCCTTAAAACGGAGCGATGGCGCAAAATCGCGGGCGAGGCGGCAAGGCAGTGCCGCCGTTCCGATGTGCCGAACATACCGGAAATTCAGTCTTTTGCAGGCATACTGAAGGCAGCGGACGCGGATTCATTAAAGATGATCTTCTGGGAAGAGGAATCCCGGCAGGGCTTGAAGGATCTTTTGAAAAAATTTTCCGGCACCTGTATTTTTTCAATTCTTGTGGGTCCCGAAGGGGGCCTGACTTCCGAAGAAGTCGAAGCGGCAACGGCCGCGGGGTTTGTTTCCGTCAGTCTGGGAAAGCAGATCCTCAAGCTGGAAACCGCTGCGGTCGCCATTCTGGCCATTATTCAATATGAAGTCGGCCTGTTCGGAATCGGTCTCGAAAACGCACAAAAAGCCGTAATTCTCGAGGAATAA
- the prmA gene encoding 50S ribosomal protein L11 methyltransferase: MPSRAGKDTGNKGKWLKIVLTSPPELVDALSNFVTEMGAEGVFQENLGPQVEGDFPESPLNESVNAYLPCDVRLESRLAALRTYLQSLSEIFPEFSAPEMKTEVITDPDWGEQWKKYFKPLRVSRNIVIKPTWERYTPLGSDIVIEIDPGMAFGTGQHASTRMCLEVLEDLILTRRSPEPLNVLDVGTGTGILGIASAKLGAERVLCVDIDPKATEIAKENIAINHVEDRVSVRQEEISTLKGTYNLIVANLTANLLIKLRKKLISLLRPGGYLILSGIIDQNRRDMEAHFFHDPLILHSTITDKEWVCYVMKKETAQP, from the coding sequence ATGCCGAGCCGCGCCGGTAAAGATACGGGGAACAAGGGGAAATGGTTGAAAATCGTGCTGACCTCGCCACCCGAACTGGTGGACGCGCTTTCCAACTTTGTAACGGAAATGGGCGCTGAAGGCGTTTTCCAGGAAAATCTGGGACCTCAAGTCGAGGGGGATTTCCCGGAATCCCCCCTGAATGAATCAGTAAACGCCTACCTGCCCTGCGATGTCCGCCTGGAGAGCCGCCTGGCCGCCCTCAGGACATATCTTCAAAGTCTTTCAGAGATTTTTCCCGAATTCAGCGCCCCGGAAATGAAAACGGAAGTCATCACAGACCCGGACTGGGGCGAACAGTGGAAGAAATATTTCAAACCGCTCCGGGTCAGCCGGAACATTGTGATCAAACCGACATGGGAACGGTACACTCCCCTGGGAAGCGATATCGTCATCGAAATCGATCCCGGGATGGCGTTCGGAACGGGTCAACATGCCTCCACCCGGATGTGCCTTGAAGTCCTGGAGGATTTGATTCTCACCAGGCGTTCCCCGGAGCCGCTCAACGTTCTCGATGTGGGCACGGGAACGGGCATCCTGGGGATTGCCAGCGCGAAACTGGGCGCGGAACGCGTCCTGTGTGTCGATATCGACCCGAAGGCTACAGAGATCGCGAAGGAAAACATAGCCATCAATCACGTGGAAGACCGGGTTTCCGTCAGGCAGGAGGAGATTTCAACCCTCAAGGGAACCTACAATCTGATTGTTGCCAACCTCACAGCCAATCTGCTGATCAAGCTCAGGAAAAAACTGATTTCACTGCTCCGCCCCGGAGGTTATCTGATCCTCTCCGGCATCATTGATCAGAATCGGAGAGATATGGAAGCTCATTTTTTTCATGATCCTCTGATTCTCCACTCCACCATCACGGACAAGGAGTGGGTCTGTTACGTCATGAAAAAAGAGACGGCTCAGCCTTGA
- a CDS encoding precorrin-2 dehydrogenase/sirohydrochlorin ferrochelatase family protein, which translates to MKYYPVFFDLREKVCLVVGGGAVSERKVQRLLECGASVRVVSKSLSAGLQCLLDQKQIQCPAVRYSPNCLDGVFLVVCATDDKAMNEQVMRDCRSRGIPVNVVDDPELCDFILPSIVEQGDLTIAVSTGGKSPALAKCLREELECRYGPEYREMVDIMGELRKRIVARGRPTEENRTLFEAVVYSDILELLRRGDLEGVRVRVRELTGEDLEIKAT; encoded by the coding sequence ATGAAATATTACCCCGTTTTTTTTGATTTGAGGGAAAAAGTCTGTCTCGTTGTCGGCGGCGGGGCGGTTTCGGAACGCAAGGTCCAACGGCTTCTGGAGTGTGGCGCCTCTGTCCGTGTCGTAAGCAAGTCTCTTTCGGCTGGACTGCAGTGCCTGCTGGATCAGAAACAGATCCAGTGCCCGGCTGTTCGGTATTCCCCGAACTGCCTGGACGGGGTCTTTCTGGTGGTCTGCGCCACGGATGACAAGGCGATGAACGAGCAGGTGATGCGGGACTGCCGGAGTCGGGGGATTCCCGTCAATGTGGTGGATGACCCGGAGCTTTGTGATTTTATCCTGCCCTCGATTGTCGAACAGGGGGACCTGACCATTGCCGTTTCCACGGGTGGAAAAAGCCCGGCTCTGGCGAAATGTCTGCGTGAGGAACTGGAGTGCAGGTATGGACCGGAATACCGGGAAATGGTGGATATTATGGGAGAACTGCGGAAGCGGATTGTGGCGAGAGGCCGGCCAACTGAAGAAAACAGGACCCTTTTCGAGGCCGTGGTTTATTCGGACATTCTGGAACTTCTCCGCAGGGGGGACTTGGAAGGCGTCAGAGTCAGAGTTCGGGAGCTTACCGGGGAAGACCTGGAAATAAAGGCAACATGA
- the ccsA gene encoding cytochrome C assembly family protein gives MNTFFFKAAFCAYLVSALGYVASLLVNRFRIAKMALWLMISAFLFHSLFLLYRLFETGQTPLLGFHEALTFFAWVMAGIFLALQFKTRTVVLGAFVSPVVCLLMIYASLGLRSAVTIPAVLQGGLVPLHVILSVTGEALFALASCAGAMYLLQDRFLKSKKAGRISRLLPSLGDLDRINHLCLLWGFPLLTMGVLTGSLWARLALGNSWLWDPKQVWTFTVWGTYAVLLHQRLAIGWKGHKTAVFSLLAFLLFLAAFLVERAFFTTFHRFL, from the coding sequence ATGAACACATTTTTCTTCAAGGCGGCGTTTTGCGCTTATCTGGTCAGCGCGCTTGGTTACGTGGCTTCCCTGCTGGTGAACCGGTTCCGGATAGCAAAGATGGCCCTCTGGCTGATGATTTCGGCCTTTCTGTTTCACTCCCTTTTCCTTCTGTATCGACTTTTTGAAACGGGGCAGACGCCTCTTCTGGGTTTCCACGAAGCTCTGACCTTTTTCGCCTGGGTTATGGCCGGGATTTTTCTGGCTCTGCAGTTCAAAACCCGGACGGTGGTTCTGGGGGCCTTCGTATCGCCTGTCGTTTGCCTGCTGATGATTTATGCGAGTCTGGGGCTGCGGAGTGCCGTCACGATCCCCGCGGTCCTGCAGGGTGGCCTGGTGCCGCTCCACGTGATTCTTTCCGTGACGGGCGAGGCCCTTTTTGCCCTGGCGTCCTGTGCGGGGGCCATGTATCTGCTGCAGGACCGTTTCCTCAAGAGCAAGAAAGCGGGGCGCATCAGCCGGCTGCTTCCTTCACTGGGAGATCTGGACCGGATCAATCATCTCTGTCTGCTATGGGGATTTCCCCTGCTGACCATGGGGGTGCTGACAGGTTCCCTCTGGGCCCGACTGGCCCTGGGGAACTCCTGGCTCTGGGATCCCAAACAGGTCTGGACCTTTACGGTCTGGGGAACTTATGCTGTTTTGCTCCATCAGCGCCTGGCCATTGGCTGGAAGGGTCATAAAACCGCCGTTTTTTCACTTCTGGCTTTTCTCCTCTTTCTTGCGGCCTTTCTTGTGGAAAGGGCTTTTTTTACCACGTTTCACCGGTTTCTCTGA
- the hemA gene encoding glutamyl-tRNA reductase — MGILLIGMSHKTSPLAVRERFSLSCENRDHPLDRIRQMPSIREALYLATCNRVEVLVSAAEEAEQAVEEGLKALMAERGGISGQELERCLYTLSGAEAVRHLFRVASSLDSLVMGEPQILGQVKEAYREAVEHGVTGILLNRILHHAFQVAKRVRTETGIADNAVSVGYAAVELAKKIFGRLDGKVILLVGAGEMSELAARHLLKQGIKSIFVANRTHARALEMAEQFEGKAVVLEQVPEVLKSVDIVISSTGASNYVLTRDMVAAALRRRKNRFLFLIDIAVPRDIEPAAGDIDNVYLYNIDHLQELVDENRNHRLREAEKAEAIIEEEVGNHTAWLSTLDVVPTIVEFREKIEGIMKAELGKSASWRHSLSEIDQRHVESLMASIVNKILHEPTACLREQSRNRNGKAYAAALRKLFKLER, encoded by the coding sequence ATGGGCATTCTTCTTATCGGCATGAGCCATAAAACCTCACCCCTGGCCGTTCGGGAGCGGTTTTCCCTTTCCTGCGAAAACCGGGATCATCCTCTGGATCGAATCCGGCAGATGCCGTCGATCCGGGAAGCCCTGTATCTGGCTACATGCAACCGGGTGGAGGTGCTGGTCAGCGCCGCGGAAGAAGCGGAACAGGCGGTTGAAGAAGGACTGAAAGCTCTGATGGCCGAACGGGGGGGGATATCCGGGCAGGAACTGGAACGCTGCCTTTATACGCTGAGCGGGGCGGAGGCTGTACGGCATCTGTTCCGGGTGGCTTCCAGTCTGGATTCCCTGGTCATGGGGGAACCGCAGATTCTCGGTCAGGTCAAGGAAGCTTACCGGGAAGCCGTGGAACATGGTGTCACGGGGATCCTGCTGAACCGGATTCTTCATCATGCCTTTCAGGTGGCCAAACGGGTGAGAACGGAGACCGGCATTGCCGATAACGCGGTGTCCGTCGGGTATGCCGCGGTCGAACTGGCGAAGAAGATCTTCGGGAGGCTTGATGGGAAAGTAATTCTCCTGGTGGGGGCGGGGGAGATGTCCGAACTGGCGGCCCGCCATCTGCTGAAGCAGGGCATCAAATCCATTTTCGTCGCCAACCGGACCCATGCCCGGGCATTGGAGATGGCGGAACAGTTTGAGGGAAAGGCGGTCGTTCTGGAGCAGGTGCCCGAGGTTTTGAAATCGGTGGACATCGTGATCAGCTCCACGGGCGCGTCCAACTATGTCCTGACCCGTGACATGGTCGCCGCGGCCCTGCGCCGGAGAAAAAACCGTTTTCTCTTTCTCATCGATATTGCCGTTCCCCGGGATATCGAGCCGGCGGCGGGAGACATAGACAACGTTTACCTTTACAATATCGACCACCTTCAGGAACTGGTGGATGAGAACCGAAACCATCGTCTGCGGGAAGCGGAAAAGGCCGAGGCGATCATTGAAGAAGAGGTGGGCAATCATACAGCCTGGCTTTCCACTCTGGATGTGGTGCCCACCATTGTGGAATTCCGGGAAAAGATCGAGGGAATCATGAAAGCGGAGCTGGGAAAATCAGCCTCATGGCGGCACTCGCTGAGCGAGATTGACCAGCGTCATGTTGAAAGCCTGATGGCTTCCATCGTCAACAAAATCCTTCATGAGCCCACGGCCTGCCTGCGGGAGCAGAGCCGGAACCGGAACGGAAAGGCTTACGCCGCCGCACTCCGGAAGCTCTTCAAACTGGAAAGGTAG
- the hemC gene encoding hydroxymethylbilane synthase, with protein sequence MKIGTRGSALALTQTRQIAARLQGQYPEMHLEIVVIKTSGDIQKDVPLAKIGGKGLFIKEIEEALLAGTVDLAVHSMKDLPAELPEGLQIAAVPRREDPRDVLISGICREFDNLPAGARIGTGSLRRSVQLRDWRPDLEIVPLRGNLDTRIRKVAQAALDGVVVAAAGIRRMGWAEKVTQFIPTEKMLPAVGQGVLCLETREEDEDLKAGLAFLEDKRTRREVTAERAFLRRLGGGCTLPVAAFAEQRGDVLTIRGMVGSLNERTMIRQEIYGSVEQAVDLGTELAERLLDGGGRILLEHLEDGQP encoded by the coding sequence TTGAAAATCGGAACAAGGGGAAGCGCCCTGGCCCTGACGCAGACACGCCAGATCGCGGCGCGTCTGCAGGGCCAATATCCCGAAATGCATCTTGAGATCGTGGTGATCAAGACCAGCGGTGACATCCAGAAGGACGTGCCGCTGGCGAAAATCGGGGGGAAAGGGCTGTTTATCAAGGAGATCGAAGAGGCCCTGCTGGCCGGAACGGTTGATCTGGCCGTCCACAGCATGAAGGATCTGCCGGCGGAGCTTCCAGAGGGACTTCAGATTGCCGCCGTCCCGAGACGAGAGGATCCTCGGGATGTGCTGATTTCCGGGATATGCCGGGAATTTGATAATCTGCCTGCGGGGGCGCGGATCGGGACAGGCTCCCTGCGCCGGAGCGTGCAGCTTCGGGACTGGCGGCCCGATCTGGAGATCGTGCCGCTCCGGGGCAATCTGGACACCCGGATCCGGAAGGTGGCGCAGGCGGCACTGGATGGGGTCGTCGTCGCCGCGGCGGGAATCCGCCGGATGGGCTGGGCGGAGAAGGTGACGCAGTTTATCCCAACGGAGAAGATGCTGCCGGCGGTGGGGCAGGGGGTCCTCTGTCTGGAAACCCGCGAAGAGGATGAGGACCTGAAAGCGGGGCTGGCCTTTCTGGAAGACAAGAGGACACGGAGGGAAGTTACGGCGGAGCGCGCCTTCCTGCGGCGTCTGGGCGGCGGTTGTACCCTGCCCGTAGCCGCCTTTGCGGAACAGCGGGGGGATGTCCTGACGATTCGGGGGATGGTGGGAAGCCTGAACGAACGGACGATGATCCGGCAGGAAATTTATGGGTCGGTGGAACAAGCCGTGGATCTTGGGACGGAACTGGCTGAGCGTCTGCTGGACGGAGGCGGGCGCATTCTTCTGGAACACCTGGAGGATGGGCAGCCCTGA
- the cobA gene encoding uroporphyrinogen-III C-methyltransferase has protein sequence MSKRGRVYIIGAGPGDPGLMTVKGTKCLAEADVVIYDHLINPGILHHARETARLVYAGKEGGKHTLSQEEINARLVSEAQQGHVVARLKGGDPFIFGRGGEEAEVLAREGIPFEIVPGVTSAIAVASYAGIPLTHRRHTATLAFVTGHEDPLKGQSEIDWKALAGIGTLVFLMGVRNLSRIAAGLIAQGKKPETPAALIRWGTTANQETLVGTLENIADLAEAAGFAPPAILVVGGVVGLRKELNWFETRPLFGKGIVITRPESQAESLAALLEDAGARVISFPTIQIVAPESWEGLDSAIRRLEDYAWLIFTSANGVRFFLERLYVTGKDVRDLKGIRLCTIGPATAAALENRGLRVDLVPETYLSEGVVAAFERVAISGQRILLPRAEKARDVIPEGLTRQGAVVDVVSAYRTVNSGRDRSELVELIAQRRVDVLTFTSPSTVTNFLEIMGPDFLPLPAGIRVACIGPVTAAAAEKAGLPVDILQEIYTIPGLVESLKVFLAKDKPH, from the coding sequence ATGAGCAAAAGGGGGAGAGTTTACATTATTGGCGCGGGACCGGGAGATCCGGGACTGATGACGGTGAAGGGAACGAAATGCCTTGCGGAAGCGGATGTCGTGATCTACGACCATCTGATCAATCCGGGAATCCTTCATCATGCCCGCGAAACCGCTCGTCTGGTGTATGCAGGAAAAGAAGGAGGAAAACATACCCTGTCACAGGAAGAGATCAACGCGAGGCTGGTGTCGGAAGCTCAGCAGGGGCATGTCGTGGCCCGGCTGAAAGGGGGAGATCCCTTCATCTTCGGGCGTGGAGGGGAAGAGGCGGAGGTGCTGGCCCGTGAGGGCATCCCCTTTGAAATCGTCCCCGGTGTGACTTCGGCGATCGCCGTCGCTTCCTATGCGGGCATCCCGCTGACTCATCGCCGCCATACCGCCACCCTGGCCTTTGTCACGGGACACGAAGATCCTTTGAAAGGACAGAGCGAGATCGACTGGAAGGCCCTGGCCGGAATAGGGACTCTTGTTTTTCTCATGGGGGTCCGCAATCTGTCCCGCATTGCGGCCGGCCTGATCGCCCAGGGGAAAAAGCCGGAAACTCCCGCCGCGCTGATCCGCTGGGGAACGACGGCGAATCAGGAAACGCTTGTCGGTACGCTGGAGAATATCGCCGACCTTGCCGAGGCAGCCGGATTTGCGCCGCCGGCCATCCTGGTGGTCGGCGGGGTCGTGGGACTGCGGAAGGAACTGAACTGGTTTGAGACCAGGCCCCTCTTTGGAAAGGGGATCGTGATTACCCGTCCCGAATCCCAGGCGGAATCACTGGCCGCACTTCTTGAGGACGCCGGAGCGCGGGTCATTTCCTTTCCCACCATCCAGATCGTTGCCCCGGAGAGCTGGGAGGGACTGGATTCGGCAATTCGCCGTCTGGAGGATTACGCCTGGCTGATCTTCACCAGCGCCAACGGTGTGCGCTTTTTTCTGGAGCGGCTTTACGTCACGGGAAAAGATGTGCGGGATCTCAAGGGAATACGGCTGTGCACCATCGGGCCCGCCACGGCGGCGGCGCTGGAAAACCGCGGTCTCCGGGTGGATCTGGTTCCGGAAACCTACCTGTCCGAAGGGGTGGTGGCGGCCTTCGAGCGGGTTGCGATTTCAGGGCAGAGGATACTCCTTCCCCGGGCGGAGAAGGCCCGCGATGTCATTCCAGAGGGGCTGACCCGTCAGGGAGCGGTCGTGGATGTCGTTTCGGCATACCGCACGGTGAATTCCGGCCGGGATCGTTCGGAGCTGGTGGAGCTGATTGCCCAGAGGCGGGTCGATGTCCTGACCTTTACGAGCCCATCCACAGTCACCAATTTTCTGGAGATCATGGGGCCGGATTTTCTTCCCCTGCCCGCCGGCATCCGGGTGGCCTGCATCGGACCAGTGACTGCGGCCGCCGCTGAAAAAGCCGGCCTGCCCGTGGATATCCTTCAGGAAATCTACACCATTCCTGGGCTGGTCGAATCGCTCAAGGTCTTTCTGGCAAAGGATAAGCCGCATTGA
- a CDS encoding YbgA family protein — MMENFPKPVVVVSKCLGFDSCRYNGDIIDAPFVDKLRSHVTFVPVCPEVEIGLGVPRKPIRIVSDKGITTLYQPATGKDFTGTMRSFVDDFLGSLTEVDGFLLKNRSPSCGVGDVKIHAGFDEGARMFRGSGFLGGAVLERFAGLPVEDEGRIRNFTIREHFLTRLFLFARFREVKKSGSMRGLVDFHSLQKLLLMGYNQAQMRLLGKIVANHEKADWNTMITRYEEQLKRALANPPRFTAMINVLLHAFGGFSNVLAKEEKAFFLDLIEEYRDERIPLSALLQVLRGWSIRFRNDYLLGQTFLQPYPGQLSKITDSGKGREP, encoded by the coding sequence ATGATGGAAAATTTTCCAAAACCCGTCGTCGTGGTCAGTAAGTGTCTGGGGTTTGATTCCTGTCGATATAACGGGGATATCATTGACGCACCCTTTGTGGACAAGCTGAGGTCCCATGTGACATTTGTCCCGGTGTGTCCCGAGGTGGAGATCGGACTGGGCGTGCCGCGAAAACCTATCCGGATTGTCTCCGATAAAGGCATCACTACCCTGTATCAGCCAGCCACAGGGAAGGACTTTACCGGGACGATGCGGAGCTTTGTCGATGACTTTCTTGGTTCCCTGACCGAAGTGGATGGCTTCCTCCTGAAAAACCGTTCGCCTTCCTGCGGCGTGGGGGATGTCAAGATTCATGCCGGTTTTGACGAAGGAGCCCGGATGTTCCGCGGCAGCGGATTTCTGGGCGGCGCCGTCCTGGAGCGATTTGCCGGTCTTCCCGTAGAGGATGAAGGACGGATCCGTAACTTTACGATCCGGGAGCATTTTTTAACCCGGCTTTTTCTCTTCGCCCGTTTTCGGGAAGTGAAAAAGAGCGGATCCATGAGAGGCCTGGTCGATTTCCATTCCCTTCAGAAACTCCTGCTTATGGGTTACAATCAGGCTCAGATGCGTCTTCTGGGAAAAATCGTGGCGAACCATGAAAAAGCCGATTGGAATACGATGATAACCCGCTACGAGGAACAACTGAAGCGGGCGCTGGCAAATCCCCCGCGTTTTACCGCGATGATCAATGTCCTTCTTCATGCCTTTGGAGGCTTTTCAAACGTACTGGCGAAAGAAGAGAAGGCCTTTTTTCTGGATCTCATCGAAGAGTACCGGGACGAACGGATTCCCTTGAGCGCTCTTCTTCAGGTGCTGCGGGGCTGGTCCATCCGTTTTCGGAACGACTATCTTCTGGGGCAGACCTTCCTTCAGCCTTATCCCGGTCAATTATCCAAAATTACAGATTCTGGAAAAGGGCGAGAGCCGTAA